The Nicotiana tabacum cultivar K326 chromosome 5, ASM71507v2, whole genome shotgun sequence sequence TTAGTCTTTATTATTGTCGAGTTTCCACGTGACTTCTTTTCAAcatttttgttgtcttcttctatcctcaaacGAACAATCAAGTCTTCAAGTGTCATCTCCTTCCGCTTGCGTTTAAGATAGTTcttaaagtccttccacaacggaggtaaCTTCTCAATGAAAGCAGCGACTTGAAAGGCCTCATTAATGACCATACCTTCAATAATAAATTCACTATTAATAACAcgaaaaatcttattaataaaattattgattcgggtcataccttcagcaaggagatcatgtacaatgacttgtaattcttggacttgagttatgaccgacctagtgtcaatcatcttgaaatccaaaaaccttgCAGCCACGAACTTCTTAAGTCCGACATCcccagtcttgtacttcttctcaagtgcattCCATAAtgcttttgaagtttccatgacaCTATAGACATTGTACAAGCTATCTTTCAAACAACTCAAAATGTAGTTTTTGCCCAAGAAATcagaatgtttccatgcttcagttaCCACAAATCGTTCATCATCCGGAGTGCCTTCAGCCAGGACCGGAGGATCCTCCTTGATGAATCGCTGCAAACTCAACGTAGTCAGATAGAAGAGCATCTTCATTTGCCAACGTTTGAAGTCAATACCGGAAAACTTTCCGGGTTTTCTACTGGTGCCATAGCATGAGCAGGAGTTGAACGGCTTGACGAGGCAGCAACACTCGTAACAGTAGCACCCATTCCCGCAATATTTCCATTAGTTTGGTTTTCATTCGACATGTTTCTGTAGAGTTGGAAACAAAACAGAACTTTGTTAAATCAGTGAAGTTTTgatatcttcaaactgaataccaaaccaaacacacaacacgtaacaatggtgaagtttttatatacttcaaACCCGTACGTTTCTTATTCCGGTAAAGTTTTGTTATACTTTAAACCGGACAAAACAATTATTGGAGTAGAAAGCACGAAGGCTTTAGTCTCCAAACCAGTATACAAAATATAGATAAcagtttaatatatatatttcaacacaGAACTGTTAGATTtttaaaattccttaagcttgttaacAATCCTGTGTGGAAACACAAAAttaggaggaaactaaagaaaaactgTTAGAAGGAAAAACTGGAACAAAAAACAGTAAACAATAAGAAATATTtcgagtccacaattttcttgtgcgtccttaaggaattttaactccctcacacgttgccaaggtaatggattaaatcctcccaggataaaacggaataaaccttcctgcaacagtggcaatacaaactgcaggataccaacgaactcaaagaacggagcaaaatcacacttacgaatttgagatAGAGAGACTACGAATTAGGATGCAAtgtattcagaaagaaagaagttctagagtgtttttcgtattttgaaaatggAGCCTTGCCTTAGAATTTATAGGCAATTATCAAAAGAGGTGTCTGGAAAAGGTGCCTTTTCAGAAGAATACGCTGCCTGTCGCGGTtctaccgcgaccgcggcagaacagCGGTCAGAGAGGCTCTCTGAATCTGCCTgccgcggtagaaccgcggccaGAGAGACCCTCTGAATCTTCAGCAGGATTCTGGCGTTTTTTTTTCAGCAatgatttggcatttaattaattattaaataattaaataaattttgtccaaaaaataattttatcgatcattttccaaatccaaatccaaagtcGAGCCGAGCGagtgacgacgacgacgacgcgagggttcattctcttcaactccttttaagagctttaagaagtgattctatatataagcacacaaatgtggttgtccctcaccaatgagggacaaagtgcaagacaaaagttcacttcttcaaatttttcatttttcctccattttatttccctccatttccaattcacacttcttctactttaaagcccaatggcttaaagtccaacatTAGTAACACAAGAACAGTCTTTTGCATGTCCAAGAGTCTAAAAATAAGAGGTCATATATACTGCAAATTGGTAGTATGCAATCAATGAAAACCACCCTAAAATGCAGGGCTTGTACATGGTTAGTCCACAGACGAAAGGTCAATAAAGTTGTCCCAACTATGAGTAAGAGTTAGGTATTTTTTAGGTCAAGAGGAATCTGGAACCTATGAAGTCTATCTATGTTGTTTGGACTCTTCAAAAATGTTGTCGTATCTTTGTCGGATACTTCAAAAATACACTAcctttggaggatccgacacgcgcCCGATGACTTTTTTGAAGAGTCCAAGCAACATAGAAATCTATAATCAACCAGATGATACCTTTTAACATTTCAATCAAGGCTTATGCATTTAGCAAGTTAATCAGCTAGTAATTAATGCTTTAAACAGTTTCTTCGGAATCTTGTAAGAAATGTTTAAATAGTTCACCTAAATGTCGTGCATTAGTTGAGGGAATGATGAGTTATTACCTCCTTACATGATTTTAGGCAATCCCCACTTTATGAGCTAGCTTTTTGACTTTGGAGTTTGGCCCACGGTCCATTTTTTTAAGATGATATCAGAGCCGAACCCATCTTAATTCTTGGTTTACCTGATATTAGGCTCCCATATTTTGTTGTCTAAGCTCCAAATGTCCAGTCTTAGGCGTGTACGGAGGTGTTAAGTGTCCAACAATGGTTGGAGAAATGAGGTGTTTGCTCGTATTCGTacctcatgagctagcttttgggaTAGTATTAGACCCAATGTCCATTTTCTTTAATAAGTTCGATTGCTTTGAAGAATGTAACAAACAGTTGCTAATGAGGAAACTTTGTTGATGCACAATAGAAGTTTTACAACAAGAACTGCAACTTCATAAAAAGTGGGAAAAACCATTTGTCCATCATATAGTTTACTGACATTTTGGTTACATTATAAGAAATGATCAGAAACAGAAAGGTGATACAAATCAGAACCAGAAACCAGCTACAAACTAAGACCATTTCCTAATGTGATCATTAAAAAGGATCATCACTAggtatttcaatatttaaaatgaCAACAATGTACTAAAACATATTAGCTACTAGGATTGAACTTGGGAACTAAACTCGACGTGCTGTAATCGAATGACTCTGAGACAAACATAAAAATCTGTTGTCTCATATAACAATAGAGTTTGTCAAAGTAAACCGAGTTGCATTGAGCTCTTTCTTATAGACGTTTTCATCAAATTACTGAAAATTATCTTCGTGCGACCATAGACCATTAAAATCTCCCATATTAGCTTGATTCCAACCTTCATATCCTGCAGTAAAGACAGAAAACACTAAATTAGTTTTTCCGTTTCATTTGTTAgaaaaagatttggattttacgAATGAGTTGGCTTGATCATAATAATAACCTTCATAGGACATATCGTCGTTGCCATAGAATCCCGTGTAGTTTCCATGAACCGAGTAAGGAGATACACAACCATAGCTACTGAGATCGCCAGAAAGTTCAACTTCTCCTCTAAAACTCGGGAAAGATGAACTCGAAGTGACCTCAAATCGATCATTTGGTTGTGTTAATGTCGTGTTTGGGAAGTCGTAATGCAGATAGTTTCCACGAGTACTCTGTCCTTGAGAACATTCCTAAGTTGCACCCAACAAAATCAATACGAAGTTCAAAGAAAAAACCAGATTGAAATACATAGAAAAAAGAAACAATCTCAATACCTTTGAAGAATCAAGAATCATATCATGTGACATCCAAAAGTTTGCTGCATTAGTCCCCTCATAAGGAGAAGTCATAGGAGTCGAATAGTTGCTATCGCTGGACATATACGTCGTTTGAGTAGGCGTCTCAGCAGTAAGAACAACAGGTTCATTTGAGACTGCTACTGAAGTGTCACTTGTTTTCAGTGATGCATCGTTTCTTTTGATGATACGACAAAGAGCAAACGGCCCCTAAACATATTCAACATAGCAGAATATGATCAACTTCTTGAATTCTTGGATTTAGTTAATTAAAGAAGCAAACACTGAGTTTGTTGAATCAACCTGGAAAGTTGGAGTGCCTTGAGAAACATCATCACAGAGACGATACTCGTGCATTACCCAATCCGTTCTATCGCCAAGAGGAGCTCTTCCACGATAGAAGACTAATGTCTTGCGATATCCAACAACTTCAGGCTGATGACAGGTAACTTTTCTGTCTTTCCCTGTCGCTTTCCAGTATCCGGACTTAGTCGCTCGATTGGTTCGTGAGCCATTCGGATACTTCTTATCCCGAGGACAGAAGAAGAACCATTCCATGTCGCGCTTTGGCAGGAACGATTTCTCTGCATTTTTTAGGACAAGATGTCAGAGGACGATAGAGCCTACATTCTGTTGGTTCAACTGAACACGGTATTTTCGACACAGAACACAAACATAAATGTTAAAAAACACTAAAACTACTAAAAACGTTAACAAATATTAAATTCTGAACCCATCCTAAATCCGTCTCTGCATGATCTCAGAATCCTAAAGTTTCCATTTCAGGTAAGCAAATCATGAACCATTTATAATGAGAAACTTCTATTGCTTTATATATGCTTTTCATCTTGTAATATGTGGTCAGGGTTTGAAATTAGATACTAATAATTTAACtttcaaatatgaaaaaaaagaaagagagaggccCCACAGAACACTCCATCTTTTTTATTTAGACAATAATAAAGGAACAAACATATAAGTCATAAAGCAACAACTTTCCAGTTTAATTTCAGTTCAAAAGTATCATGAAGCTCGAAATGCACAAAATATTACTTCCTCCgtcccaaaaataatgatacagTTCGGGTTTCGAGAGTCAAATTCGTAGTTATGACGGCTAATTTGAACATAGAATCTTTAAATTTTTTGTAATAAATTTACCTATTTAGAAACTACATAAAAACTACTATAAGTCATAAGTAATAATTAACAATTCAGAAAATTCAAAAGGCATATGAAAAAGTCAGGTCAAAGAACAACTCGTTTGACTCTAGAAATCCAAAGTGTATCAATCTTTTTGGGACGGAGGGAGTAGCGCTTCGGGGGAAATCATTGGCAAATGTAATTGAGATTACAAAATGTATGTTCTGCAATTGTTCaacaattatttttctcaatattcagtcaatatttttattattcgacgcgaatcaataaaaataaaatgtataCCTGGAAGTTCCCAAGGATCAAACTTATACAAGTCTATTACTGGAATAACTTCCAATTCAATTTCAAGTCCATCAGTTTTCCTTTTCAGGTAATATCCAACCAATTCCTCATCAGTTGGATGAAATCGAAATCCTGGAGGCAGTGATGTTCCTCCCATTTAAGTAATTTCTCAAGTTCCAAATCAAGAAAATATCCAAAACTAAGTGCCTCTGTACAACGACGACAACAACAGACCAGTGTAATCTCacacgtggggtctggggaggtagAAGTGTGGGGTCTGAGGAGATAGTGTATATgcggaccttacccctaccttgttaaggtagagaggctgtttccgataaatGTTCTGTTCAAGGACAACTAAGTGCCTCTATACCTATTGAAAATCAAaaagatccaaaaataaaaacttttagcTACACTGAATTCAAGAATTGTGATAAACTTTGATAAAATGCTCCCCTGGAGCAAGAAAATCATCTTCTCTGACAAAAAAATCAGAACTTTATATTCTAGCCAAAACCCCACTTAGCCCTTGAAAAAAGATCTTGGAAATTGGTAAATTCAAGTAAATTCAAGTAAAAATTTAAAACCCCACAAGGTAAAATGCCTTAAATTGGCACAAGAAATTGTCAAAACTTCAAAAAGATTAATTATTTtctaatagcaaattttgatgacTCTTAGTTTGGTGTATATGAAGATGAGAAGATGTGTAGAGTAATAACAAATGAGTGAGGATGGTTTTTTATAGGCTATAGAGAAATTTATAGTCCAAAAAATATATGAACACCGAAAGGTTACAATAAATTAAATTCCATAAAGAGTGACCCCACCAAAATCAAAATTCAGTTCACACCTAAACAACAGTTATCTCCCGCCAAAGCAAGCACTATTGACCGTTAAAGATTTGTAGGCAGGAATTGGGTCGAGCTAGCTTACTTGCACCTCGACTATTCCGTTATTTATCTGATACCAGTGGTAGACGCACGTGGTGGCAAACTGAACCCGCTTCATCAACAAAAAGTAATATTATGTATTTGTATAAATTACGATTAAAGTTgcgtaaattttgtataaatattttatttgaacccacttgacaactactattttacgactaaagttatgtacttttaagattgaacccgcttgcacaaaatccTGGGTCAGTCACTATATGATACTATCCACCAGCACAAGTATCGGGCAAATGTACCAGCTCGATTATTTCACTATGTATTTGCTATTGTTCACTAGTGCGAGGCTTGCGTGTACCTTACTGGTGACCACTTTGATTATTTCACTAGGTATCTGTTACTATCTATTAGCAGCTACAAAGTTAGAACGTATCTGTTATCTCCCTAAACATATATAGATAGCCAAGTATATGCTCATCAAGACTTAGACAAATAAAAAAATCACataaccatcaatatatgctataTCCATCAGTCAGTTTACGCGCACCTTAACTTATTTCACTAAATATATGTTATTGTCTGCTAGCACAAATATCGAGCATGCAGGTACTTGCTAGACCACCTCAATTATTTTACTTGGTACCGGACTAGCGCATACCTACTATCTCACTAACACCCGTGAGGAATTACTCTGCCCACCTAAGTTTAGGTAAatgagaaaaatcaaatagattTTTGGCCTCTTAAAAAATTTGAACCCTAATTTGtcttatttttcactaatttcattGATTACTAAATCAAATCCTTAAATGCATGAAattgagtttttctttttcttttcctcatcTTTGTATAATGTCTATTTCCAAAAACTTTGGTCATATTTCATGAGTTTTTCCCAAGTCATGAAGTCACCTTAGTCCTGCCACATCATCCTGAGTCAGACAAAATCACTTTTACTTTGTTTAGTGGTAGTGATCTCATGCTATGGCCCAGTGTTTCAAAAGAATAGGTCTTTAAAGTGCATATTTGACACTTTTTTTGTGGTGTCCAAAGGGTAATAACTTGGTGAAAAAACTCTATTTTGGCGTTCTTGATTCACATTCAACTGgtaaagttgaaaaaaaaaatcagtcaGGTCTACTAAGCTCCCGTTATGCGCGCGGTCCAAAGAAGTACTGGACACAAGGGTATATTATACGCAGTCatacaagaggttgtttccacggctcgaacccataACCTTCTGGTCACATGGTAAAGTTGCAAAACTTAAATTCCCATTGTATTACATAGTCTGAGCAacaatcaatcaaaaattagTGAAAGTTAATGGAACTGTATGCTTACATAAACTAGATAAAAAAGGTACCTTACACATCTTTAATAGCATAAAGTAGGAATGTTACAGTTGCAAACCAATGAATATGTGAACTTGAACTTTAAAAGACTAGCTTTGAGTTCTAAAAAAAGCTGAATCCACATTAGTTACACTATTTTTTGGTCTGAACTGCTGGTGGTTTGGGGTCTAATTAGTTTATATATTATTCTAATAGAAACCTATGGTTTTTAAAATGGTAATATTTTGAGCTGCTCGGTGCCGGAGCTAGGATatgaagtttatgggttctaaATTTATTATTGAATCCACTGCTTATCTTAGTTACTGTGttcacaattaaatatttatatatattttataaattttctaATAAAAATACAAGGTTTAAGCAAAACCTAATGAGTTCGTCCGAACCCGCAGCTAATGCTCTCCCTCCCCCTGCTTCTACTCTTATTGAAGGGGAACCTTGGAGCACGGTAAAGTTATCTCCGTGTGACATATAGGTCACGgattcgagccgtgaaaacaacCACTAATGCTTATATTAGGTTAGACTGTACTACATCATACTCGTTGGAGTATGGTCTTTTTCCGGACTTTGCGTGAATACGGAATGTCTCGTGCACCAAGCTGTTTTTTTATCTTCTACTCTTATTGTCCACAAAATTGGTTAAAAGAAGTATATAGTCTGAGATTAATGCGATCTCATAAGATTTACGTATTTTAACACTTTTTACATAGAGAAATGAAAATTCAGAAATGGGCACAGATAACTATTTTTACcgatgctatttagagattaacTAATgcttattttgtcctgaaattttaaattaaaaatcttaaattCAAGACAATTCAAAACATTATTGTCCTGAAAAATTCAACTGAAATCCAGAAAGCACCGACTAAATTCTAAATAGCAGCCCTTTAGATGGCTACCTAGTGTCATTTCTACATTTAAGTTCTACGTAAATTAGtcaccaaaaatattttaaataagcaAGTTATTTATAaggtaatttttggaaaataaaccCTTCTTTTTAAAGGTGCTTTTGTCGAACCAGATTTCCAGTTACCAAAAATGAGAGAGGAACTTGACAAGGCAAGTACAAAAAGACTGTCGTTTGCAAGTTAAGAATATTTTCTTGTCTTCAAACTTTTTTAAAAAGCCAAACATAGCTGATGTTTGCTATTATGAATAAATAATTAGAACAATCAGACTTCTCTATAACAGCATCTGTATATAACAATAATTTActataaaagtcaaattttttcgGAACCaaatttcatgttatgttataatatacgTTCTCGATAACAGCgcttcgctataacatccaaaaatattcggaacaaacgaaactgttatagagaggtttgactgtaacTATTTTTCTCATGATCACAAATTCCGAGAGCTCAttctttttaaataattaaaatatgaaCAATGACTCGAGAGGGACGTAGCTAGAAGGTCACATATGAGTTCCGCCGAATTCAATAGTTTTAgtgcaaattttgtttttatattgaGAATTCCACTAaatatgtataaaaattatattcaaaactcaattattaaTAACTGGTGTCGCTATTTTAAATTTAGAACTTATAAAGTGTAAAATCTTGCTACGCCTCTACACAatgtatttttatcaaaactgacTTTTCCTACCACTCTAGtaatccaaatatatatatatatatatatatatatatatatatatatgaaacatGTGTGTTATGTCAGTTAATATTTTTACCGTTTAAAAGACAAGGTGATATGAAACATGTGTGTTAAATTAAATATAAAAGAATATGTAGCGGTAAAAGATTCAAAATCTTATTGCTAAAGATAACAGGCTcatgttttttctttttaatttgaaaacaaaattttgaCATCTATTGATGGAAAATTTCCACTGTACCTTGGCTGTATTCAataattcataaccaataattaTGATAAACAGAAAGAGTGGTTCCGTCCGCCGgttcaaaagaagaaaatgattAGAAaatgaaagataaagaaaaaaaaagttgattAATATAAGACAAATCTTTAAGTCTTAATCAGATAGGATGAGATAAGTTGGGGGTGTCAGTGACTTGAATTTCCATGAAAAATCTGTCAATAAAGTAAAGATTGAGGTTTTAGTGTGAATGAAAAACCAATGTTGAATAAACGGAACAATTCAATGCACACGAAATATCTCATGTTTACTTAGGATTTGAAATAAAATCACATTCCAAAAGATATAATGTAAGCAACCTATTCTGATACATCAGTAATTGATTTCACGGCTCGACCTCGACGGCCGAAAAACCAATGCAGAATGGAAAGGATTTGGTCAATCCAATATAAGCATTCACTCGAATGCAAATATGATAGTAGTACTGCAGCACTAGTAGGAATCCATCCAATGGCATGGGAGGGCATAGACTCCTCTCCTTAAATCATATATAGTCTTAGTACTCCTCCttcttttaaattatattttaattaataaatacgGTAAAATCCTCATTTCCCTGTCGTTTTTCTAATTAAACAcacttttttgattttttccccctttttttaaaTTGGTTTTGCGTTTTTTTCGTTCTCTTTCTTTAGTCTTTGTTTTGACTATTAAAATTCCTAAACCAAAAATATATTTCTTAGACGTTCTCTCGAAAACTTCGGTCTCCAACACTCCTCATTAGGAGTGGCAGACGTGCGGGTCGGATGGGATATAGTTCGGTCAAAAATAGGTAATAAAAAAAACGGATCAATTATCCGAcctgacccatatttaatacggataaaaaacgggttaatcGGCGGATAATATGTGTAACCATATTATCCAagacttcttgcatatgatcatttttgggagaattcttagtctccatAACTTGAGGAACCCTCAATTTAAAACTTTACAAATGTAAATGTTAGGCCCATTGATTATCCATGTTtactcattagttatccattttctaaatgaataatatggttcttattcatatttgacccgttttataaaagttcattatccaacccattttttactAGATAATATGAAtagttaattattttcttttaaccattttaccACCACTACTCCTGATGCACTTATGCTTTTAAAATTTTGGATATACCTTTATTTTTAGTGAGTTTATGTTGCGTCAATCCGAATTAATGAAGGTTCAATGCAAACACAGGACACCGataaaaactaaaaactaaaaactaaatagataaaaaataaaaaaagctcTAGTACAAATAGAGTGTTGAACAATAAGGCCATTTTATGGGGACTACAAAGTTTGAAATGCATTAGTATGCCTTTCTCTTTGTCTTTGTCGCTGAACTCCCTAAATATTTAAGTCTACAACCCCTTTCGGCCGTTTGTCTCTTTGTAACTAGTAAACTATGAATAttcaattaataaaaaataaaaaaaattaagtctTACAATACAATAATCGTGGTTATTTGTATACATagagactagtactatattaaaaatacGAAGGCTCTTAGCAAAATATTGTTCGTCTTTtttgtcctttaaaaataaattttatattagaCAAAATCATCATTTTAAGTTTTctccctaatatttaggagttttaaATAAACTAAATTAATACATTAAATCATTCCTTATTTGAAGTATGTGCACAAAGTTTAATTAAATGACGTAACATAACAAATTTATTAACAAAAAAACTAACGTTTGgaaaagtttaagtaaaaaatcTTGTGACACTTGGGACTATTTTTTTTTAACCACTAAGGACTCCTTTTAGGGTTAAGAGTCTTTGGCTTttgttaaagaaatacaacaacaacGCAACTAACTCAAAAGCAGGAAACCAATATTGCAAAGAATGCAATCTCAATTGTTCGAAGTACATATCAATCGTGCATGTTTGTTTTTCAATAAAAAAGGATTATTTTCAATCATCTTATCCATGAAATAATATGAATAGAaaaagtgtcacgatccaaaatcccaccacaggcatcgtgatgacACTTAATTTCTAAGACCGAGTAAGCCGagtataataacaattcaagctatttttattttttttaaattttttttatatagatacaagtgtcaaaaccaaaagcgaaaatattcaaataacttggtaatactgagtcacgaactctaactgaatatatgaaatgatctcaaggatcgattACTCGATAatgtttgaatattaattaacagtacaataaaatgaaaagactccaagggactgcgacgaccaagtagctctaccttgaatccttgcgatcaacacactaaatCTGCTCGAG is a genomic window containing:
- the LOC107820162 gene encoding NAC domain-containing protein 71-like — encoded protein: MGGTSLPPGFRFHPTDEELVGYYLKRKTDGLEIELEVIPVIDLYKFDPWELPEKSFLPKRDMEWFFFCPRDKKYPNGSRTNRATKSGYWKATGKDRKVTCHQPEVVGYRKTLVFYRGRAPLGDRTDWVMHEYRLCDDVSQGTPTFQGPFALCRIIKRNDASLKTSDTSVAVSNEPVVLTAETPTQTTYMSSDSNYSTPMTSPYEGTNAANFWMSHDMILDSSKECSQGQSTRGNYLHYDFPNTTLTQPNDRFEVTSSSSFPSFRGEVELSGDLSSYGCVSPYSVHGNYTGFYGNDDMSYEGYEGWNQANMGDFNGLWSHEDNFQ